Proteins found in one Corynebacterium zhongnanshanii genomic segment:
- the pyk gene encoding pyruvate kinase translates to MTRRTKIVCTLGPAVASKDKIRGLVDAGMNVARLNFSHGEHADHEQNYTWVRQASEETGKAVGILADLQGPKIRLGRFAEGATVWATGETIRITVDDIQGTHDRVSTTYKQLARDARPGDRLLVDDGKVALVCKEVDGNDVVCEVTEGGPVSNNKGVSLPGMNISVPALSEKDIRDLRFALKLGVDFIALSFVRSPSDVELVYDIMEEEGRRVPVIAKLEKPEAVDALEPVILAFDAVMVARGDLGVEVPLEDVPLVQKRAIQIARENAKPVIVATQMLDSMIENSRPTRAEASDVANAVLDGADAVMLSGETSVGKYPLQTVETMARIVQAAEIDGEVPPLTHRPRTRRGVISYAAKDIGERLNAKALVAFTSSGDTAKRVARLRSHIPMVVFTPNEEVRRQLALTWGVETFHTPDVKSTDQMIETVDKMLLAQSEYKRDDMMVVVAGSPPGIQGNTNMIQVHLLGAERKRI, encoded by the coding sequence GTGACTAGAAGAACAAAGATCGTCTGTACTCTCGGCCCCGCGGTAGCGTCCAAGGATAAGATCCGTGGCCTGGTTGACGCGGGAATGAACGTCGCCCGTTTGAATTTTTCCCACGGCGAGCATGCTGACCATGAGCAGAATTACACGTGGGTACGCCAGGCGTCGGAAGAAACCGGCAAGGCAGTGGGAATCCTCGCCGATCTTCAGGGCCCCAAGATCCGCTTGGGGCGTTTTGCTGAGGGCGCCACGGTGTGGGCCACCGGCGAAACCATTCGCATTACCGTAGACGATATTCAGGGCACGCATGATCGCGTGTCCACCACTTACAAGCAGCTGGCTCGGGATGCCCGCCCGGGTGACCGCCTGCTGGTGGACGACGGCAAAGTTGCACTGGTGTGCAAGGAAGTCGATGGCAACGACGTGGTCTGCGAGGTCACCGAGGGTGGCCCCGTGTCCAACAACAAGGGCGTGTCCCTGCCGGGCATGAATATTTCCGTTCCTGCGCTGAGTGAGAAGGATATCCGCGATCTTCGCTTCGCCCTGAAGCTGGGCGTGGACTTCATCGCGTTGTCCTTTGTGCGTTCCCCCTCCGACGTGGAGCTGGTGTACGACATCATGGAGGAAGAGGGCCGCCGCGTTCCCGTGATCGCGAAGCTGGAAAAGCCGGAGGCCGTGGATGCCCTGGAGCCCGTCATTCTTGCCTTCGACGCTGTCATGGTCGCACGCGGCGACCTGGGCGTGGAAGTTCCGCTGGAGGACGTCCCCCTGGTGCAAAAGCGCGCTATCCAAATCGCCCGCGAGAATGCGAAGCCCGTGATCGTGGCCACCCAGATGCTGGATTCCATGATCGAGAACTCTCGCCCCACTCGTGCCGAGGCGTCCGATGTGGCTAACGCCGTGCTGGACGGCGCGGATGCCGTGATGCTTTCGGGTGAGACATCCGTGGGTAAGTATCCTCTCCAGACGGTGGAGACCATGGCGCGCATCGTGCAGGCTGCCGAGATCGACGGCGAGGTTCCGCCGCTGACGCACCGCCCGCGTACCCGCCGCGGCGTGATCTCCTATGCCGCGAAGGACATCGGAGAGCGCCTCAACGCGAAGGCCCTGGTGGCATTCACTTCCTCCGGCGATACGGCCAAGCGCGTGGCACGGCTGCGTTCGCATATCCCGATGGTGGTGTTCACCCCGAACGAGGAGGTGCGCCGCCAACTCGCCCTGACGTGGGGCGTGGAGACGTTCCACACCCCTGATGTGAAGTCCACGGACCAGATGATTGAGACCGTGGATAAGATGCTCCTGGCTCAGTCGGAGTACAAGCGCGACGACATGATGGTTGTGGTGGCCGGTTCCCCGCCGGGCATCCAGGGCAACACCAATATGATCCAGGTTCACCTGCTGGGTGCCGAGCGCAAGCGGATCTAA
- a CDS encoding amidohydrolase, whose product MTAAKISNFINHDLPDLSWTRDFYEWMHAHPELSLQEENTARFITEKLREFDCQITTGIGGHGITAVFTNGEGPNVLMRADFDALPVTENTGLPYASTHDGVMHACGHDAHTTALIALCAVLDERRDIWSGTFTALFQPAEEVTQGASNMITDGLAEAIPTPEVCLGQHIVAGAPETIMSAPGPVLAACDTITVELFGKSAHGSQPHQSIDPTYLAALIVVRLQGIVGREVSPSDFAVVTVGTLSSGHTNNTIPESATLVLNCRFYDTAVRDKTYAAIERVIRGECVASGCMKDPIITYSAHGELTDNDADVFHHVRPIFDEVFGDKSIDAEPWTASEDFSEIPRHFGVPYLFWTVGVTEQEVWDSGTDIPGNHSPLFHPTAGSVKAAEKAAIAATLSYLWKD is encoded by the coding sequence ATGACTGCCGCTAAGATCTCTAATTTCATCAACCATGATCTCCCGGACTTGAGCTGGACCCGGGACTTCTACGAATGGATGCACGCCCACCCGGAGTTGAGCCTGCAGGAAGAGAACACCGCGCGCTTCATCACCGAAAAGCTGCGCGAGTTCGATTGCCAGATCACCACCGGCATCGGCGGCCACGGAATCACCGCTGTCTTCACCAACGGCGAAGGCCCGAATGTGCTCATGCGCGCCGATTTCGATGCGCTGCCGGTCACCGAGAACACCGGGCTGCCCTACGCCAGCACCCATGACGGGGTGATGCATGCCTGTGGACACGACGCCCACACCACCGCACTCATCGCCCTGTGTGCTGTGCTCGACGAACGTCGTGACATATGGTCGGGTACGTTCACCGCCCTGTTCCAACCCGCGGAGGAAGTCACCCAGGGCGCATCGAACATGATCACGGACGGCCTGGCCGAGGCGATCCCCACCCCCGAGGTCTGCCTCGGTCAGCACATCGTGGCTGGTGCGCCCGAGACCATCATGTCCGCCCCGGGACCGGTACTCGCCGCGTGTGACACCATCACCGTCGAATTGTTCGGCAAGTCCGCGCACGGCTCCCAGCCCCACCAATCCATCGACCCCACCTACCTGGCCGCCCTCATCGTGGTGCGCCTGCAGGGCATCGTGGGCCGCGAAGTGTCCCCGTCGGACTTCGCTGTGGTGACGGTGGGCACGCTCAGCTCCGGGCACACGAACAACACCATCCCCGAATCCGCCACGCTGGTTCTCAACTGTCGCTTTTATGACACGGCCGTGCGCGATAAGACCTACGCGGCTATCGAGAGGGTCATTCGGGGTGAGTGCGTGGCGTCGGGCTGCATGAAGGATCCCATCATCACCTATAGCGCCCACGGTGAGCTCACGGACAACGACGCCGACGTGTTCCACCACGTGCGCCCCATCTTCGACGAGGTATTTGGGGATAAATCCATCGACGCCGAACCGTGGACAGCCTCCGAGGATTTCTCGGAAATCCCCCGCCACTTTGGTGTGCCGTATCTGTTCTGGACGGTCGGCGTGACCGAGCAGGAGGTGTGGGATTCCGGCACCGACATTCCGGGGAACCACTCACCGCTGTTCCACCCCACGGCGGGTTCGGTCAAGGCAGCGGAAAAGGCGGCTATCGCCGCAACGCTGAGCTACCTGTGGAAGGACTAG
- a CDS encoding DUF4921 family protein: MIGSNSSRPAPVPPLTTLPDGTIKQVNPFSGTEVWTVRGRGDRPKDIIEEHKNSAEPIDNRDAASVFGLDNMLDTPPEKARLIIDEDGDPRIVRGVPTTELHSTDPLFRRVANLYEILTYDYWLLNYGYQMNASAGMHMTDYLSTPEGQDHVESILRQKWQTQGMPAEEIDAQFTEDRRMQTLYEKSRMLFAGGHDVIIARDHYIPGATTTDQLASSGELSWQHHRLFIAFTVDGMDQLYRQNRYVRYVAAFQNWLSPAGASIEHLHKQLVAIDEHGLQNEVEIAQVRSNPNMYNEWAVDYAARHNLVIAENDHAIAFAGFGHRWPTLEVFSKSATTEPWLMSDEERDSMADLVHACHVASGPLIPTNEEWLHRPLDVDVPMPWRIVIKWRVSTLAGFEGGTKIYINTTSPMDLKDAVLSTLTTAREEGRLAPGIRLGDECDFRPNSLKYNPAVR, from the coding sequence GTGATTGGCTCAAATTCCTCGCGTCCCGCGCCCGTTCCCCCGTTGACCACGCTGCCAGACGGCACAATCAAGCAGGTCAACCCCTTTTCCGGTACCGAGGTGTGGACGGTGCGCGGCCGCGGCGATCGCCCCAAAGACATCATTGAAGAGCACAAAAACTCCGCCGAACCGATCGACAACAGGGACGCGGCGTCCGTGTTTGGGCTGGACAACATGCTGGACACGCCGCCGGAAAAGGCGCGCCTGATCATCGACGAGGACGGGGATCCACGCATTGTGCGCGGCGTTCCCACCACTGAGCTGCACTCCACCGATCCGCTCTTTCGCCGTGTGGCCAATCTCTATGAGATCCTCACCTATGACTACTGGCTGCTGAACTACGGCTACCAGATGAATGCCTCTGCCGGCATGCACATGACCGACTACCTGTCCACCCCGGAGGGCCAGGATCACGTGGAGTCCATCCTGCGCCAGAAGTGGCAGACCCAGGGCATGCCCGCCGAGGAGATTGATGCTCAGTTCACCGAGGACCGACGTATGCAGACCCTCTACGAGAAGTCCCGCATGCTGTTCGCCGGTGGGCACGATGTGATCATCGCCCGGGACCACTACATTCCCGGCGCGACCACCACCGATCAGCTGGCCAGCTCCGGCGAGTTGAGTTGGCAGCACCACCGTCTGTTCATTGCCTTCACTGTGGATGGGATGGATCAGCTCTACCGCCAGAACCGCTATGTGCGCTACGTCGCGGCGTTCCAGAACTGGCTCTCCCCTGCGGGCGCGTCCATCGAGCATCTGCATAAGCAGTTGGTGGCTATCGATGAGCACGGCCTGCAAAACGAGGTGGAGATCGCCCAGGTGCGCTCCAACCCGAACATGTACAACGAGTGGGCCGTGGACTACGCGGCCCGCCACAACCTGGTCATCGCGGAAAATGACCATGCCATCGCTTTTGCCGGCTTCGGGCACCGCTGGCCCACCCTTGAGGTGTTCTCCAAGTCTGCGACCACGGAGCCGTGGTTGATGAGCGATGAGGAACGGGATTCCATGGCGGATCTTGTGCACGCCTGCCATGTGGCCTCCGGCCCGCTGATCCCCACCAACGAGGAGTGGCTACACCGTCCGCTGGATGTGGATGTGCCGATGCCGTGGCGCATCGTGATCAAGTGGCGCGTCTCCACCCTGGCCGGTTTCGAGGGCGGCACGAAGATCTACATCAACACCACCAGCCCCATGGATCTCAAGGATGCGGTGCTGTCCACGCTCACCACGGCCCGTGAGGAGGGCCGCCTGGCTCCGGGGATTCGCCTGGGCGATGAATGTGATTTCCGCCCGAACTCTCTGAAGTACAACCCGGCCGTGCGCTAG
- a CDS encoding amino acid ABC transporter ATP-binding protein, producing the protein MISIQNVWKKYGRLEILKGIDLDVPAGTVTCLIGPSGSGKSTLLRCVNHLEKITAGRIYVDGELIGYREKNGTLYEISEKDAAAQRVEVGMVFQHFNLFSHRTVLENIIEAPIQVRKENKDEAIAHAQELLEQVGLAHKADAYPVQLSGGQQQRVAIARALAMRPKLMLFDEPTSALDPELVGEVLNVMRRLADDGMTMLVVTHEMGFAREVADTVAFMDGGVIVEHGPSEQVINDPQHERTKEFLSSLL; encoded by the coding sequence ATGATCTCCATCCAGAACGTGTGGAAAAAATACGGTCGCCTGGAGATCCTCAAAGGCATCGACCTCGACGTCCCCGCCGGCACCGTTACCTGCCTCATCGGCCCGTCTGGTTCCGGTAAGTCCACCCTGTTGCGGTGCGTGAACCACCTGGAAAAGATCACCGCGGGACGCATCTACGTCGATGGGGAACTCATCGGCTACCGGGAGAAAAACGGCACCCTGTACGAGATCTCGGAGAAGGACGCGGCAGCCCAGCGTGTGGAAGTGGGCATGGTGTTTCAACACTTTAACCTCTTCTCCCACCGCACGGTGCTGGAAAACATCATCGAGGCACCGATCCAGGTGCGGAAAGAAAACAAGGACGAGGCCATCGCCCACGCCCAGGAACTCCTGGAACAGGTGGGGCTGGCGCACAAGGCGGACGCCTACCCCGTGCAGCTGTCCGGTGGACAGCAGCAGCGCGTGGCCATCGCGCGCGCCCTGGCGATGCGGCCGAAGCTGATGCTCTTCGACGAGCCCACCTCCGCCCTCGACCCGGAGCTGGTGGGTGAAGTGTTGAACGTGATGCGCCGCCTGGCCGACGACGGCATGACCATGCTGGTCGTCACCCACGAGATGGGCTTTGCCCGCGAGGTGGCGGACACAGTGGCCTTCATGGATGGTGGCGTGATCGTGGAGCACGGGCCGTCAGAGCAGGTGATCAACGACCCTCAGCACGAGCGTACGAAGGAATTCCTCTCCAGTTTGCTCTAA
- a CDS encoding amino acid ABC transporter permease, producing the protein MTPHTKKMPKEIKAVPLRHPGRWIAAAILLVLAALFVISSARNEAFHWDTYFQYLFDTRLLVAAWKTILLTIFSMALGLIVGAIVAILRMSPNPVLGGVAWVYLWIFRGTPVYVQLMLWGLVGSIYQVLNVGVTEFDLQELLSNTFLLAIIGLGLNEAAYMAEIVRAGIQAVPEGQSEASKALGMTWWQNMRRTVLPQAMRIIIPPTGNEFISLLKTTSLVIAIPYTAEIFGRANDISNSLFQPVPLMLVAATWYLVITSALMVGQFYLERYFARGSSRNLTSRQLAALADAEGVLPRNVTVNDKNTDN; encoded by the coding sequence ATGACCCCGCATACAAAGAAAATGCCAAAGGAAATCAAGGCCGTTCCCCTGCGCCACCCCGGACGCTGGATCGCGGCGGCCATTCTGCTCGTCCTGGCTGCGCTCTTCGTCATTTCTTCAGCGCGCAACGAAGCCTTCCACTGGGATACCTACTTCCAATATCTCTTCGATACTCGCCTGCTGGTGGCAGCCTGGAAGACCATTTTGCTGACCATTTTCTCCATGGCGCTGGGATTGATCGTCGGCGCCATCGTGGCGATTCTGCGTATGTCGCCCAACCCCGTGTTGGGCGGCGTGGCATGGGTTTACCTGTGGATCTTCCGCGGCACGCCGGTGTACGTGCAGCTGATGCTGTGGGGTCTTGTGGGTTCCATCTACCAGGTACTCAATGTGGGAGTGACCGAGTTTGACCTGCAGGAGCTGCTGTCCAACACGTTCTTGCTGGCCATCATCGGTCTGGGATTGAACGAAGCGGCCTACATGGCTGAGATCGTCCGCGCGGGTATTCAGGCCGTCCCCGAAGGCCAGTCCGAGGCGTCCAAGGCGCTCGGCATGACGTGGTGGCAGAACATGCGCCGGACCGTCCTGCCACAGGCCATGCGCATCATCATTCCTCCGACAGGCAACGAATTCATCTCCCTGCTGAAGACCACCTCGCTTGTCATCGCGATCCCCTACACGGCTGAGATTTTCGGTCGCGCGAATGACATCTCCAACAGCCTGTTCCAGCCAGTGCCCCTCATGCTGGTGGCCGCCACGTGGTACCTGGTCATCACCTCGGCACTGATGGTCGGCCAGTTCTATTTGGAACGCTATTTCGCACGCGGTTCCTCCCGGAACCTGACCTCCCGCCAGCTGGCAGCTCTCGCGGATGCCGAGGGAGTACTGCCCCGCAACGTGACCGTCAACGACAAGAACACCGACAACTAG
- a CDS encoding ABC transporter substrate-binding protein — MVNRYSRAAGAGLLACAMALTLGACVTNEEQGNPEGWVRIAPEPVPELAALVPDKIRKQGKIIVGTNPPYAPNEFKDSSGQIIGFEMDLIRAAGSILDLDVDVRQTDFTLILPGISAGTINVGASAFTDTEERQKVYDFVDFVSAGIAWATQPGNEDAVDPDNPCGLTVAVQQGTYSDTDEVQSKSDECVAHGKPAIKKMVYPTADAAATATILKRAQAFSSDSPVISYAVKRSDDRLVQVGKAFDTAPFGWAVNKDDPLGPALAAALQHMMNTGDYDKIMAPWGLEEAKIDAVTFNAQPFTSPVSTAPQTSRRTHSPRRKKTRP, encoded by the coding sequence ATGGTGAACCGTTACTCCCGAGCAGCTGGCGCAGGCCTCCTCGCCTGTGCAATGGCACTGACCTTGGGTGCATGCGTCACGAACGAAGAACAGGGCAACCCCGAAGGCTGGGTCCGCATCGCCCCAGAGCCCGTTCCAGAACTCGCAGCCCTCGTCCCCGACAAGATTCGGAAGCAGGGAAAAATCATTGTGGGAACCAACCCGCCGTATGCACCGAATGAATTCAAAGACTCCAGCGGACAGATCATCGGCTTTGAAATGGACCTCATTCGAGCCGCGGGATCCATCCTGGACCTGGACGTGGATGTACGTCAGACGGACTTCACCCTGATTCTTCCGGGCATTTCCGCCGGCACCATTAACGTGGGCGCCTCCGCGTTCACGGACACCGAGGAACGTCAGAAGGTCTACGACTTTGTGGACTTCGTTAGCGCTGGTATCGCCTGGGCGACGCAGCCCGGCAACGAGGACGCAGTCGACCCAGACAACCCCTGCGGCTTGACCGTGGCCGTGCAGCAGGGTACCTACTCCGATACGGACGAGGTCCAGTCGAAATCCGACGAGTGCGTGGCGCACGGAAAACCCGCCATCAAGAAAATGGTGTACCCCACCGCCGATGCAGCGGCCACAGCCACGATTCTGAAGCGTGCCCAGGCGTTCTCCTCGGACTCCCCCGTCATCTCCTACGCGGTCAAGCGCAGCGACGATCGGCTTGTCCAAGTGGGAAAGGCCTTCGACACAGCGCCCTTTGGCTGGGCTGTAAACAAGGATGATCCTCTGGGGCCAGCACTCGCCGCAGCCCTGCAGCACATGATGAACACAGGCGACTACGACAAGATCATGGCTCCGTGGGGGCTGGAAGAGGCGAAGATTGATGCAGTGACCTTCAATGCACAGCCCTTCACCTCCCCCGTCAGCACCGCACCACAGACGTCGCGTCGCACGCACTCCCCTCGCCGAAAGAAGACACGCCCATGA
- a CDS encoding methylated-DNA--[protein]-cysteine S-methyltransferase: MAPRVHVSHFAEVPSPLGTITVATDGRALTGCWFQGQTYFPIFDAQLCVPAASHPILARVAEELREYFDGGSVEWTVPLAPAGTALQQQVWQQLRTIPRGETRTYGEIAATIGRPRAARAVGQAVGRNPLSIVVPCHRVVGADGALTGYAGGMDRKIHLLRLEGVLPSASV, translated from the coding sequence ATGGCACCGCGTGTACACGTTTCCCACTTCGCCGAAGTCCCCTCACCGCTGGGGACCATCACCGTCGCGACTGATGGTCGTGCGCTGACGGGCTGCTGGTTTCAGGGGCAGACGTATTTCCCGATATTCGACGCCCAGCTGTGCGTCCCCGCGGCCTCCCATCCCATTCTGGCCCGCGTGGCGGAGGAACTCCGTGAGTATTTCGACGGTGGTTCTGTGGAGTGGACGGTGCCTCTGGCCCCGGCGGGCACCGCGCTTCAACAACAGGTGTGGCAGCAGCTCCGCACCATCCCGCGGGGTGAGACGCGTACCTATGGCGAGATCGCCGCAACGATTGGCCGGCCACGTGCCGCCCGTGCCGTGGGGCAGGCTGTGGGCCGCAACCCCCTCAGCATCGTGGTGCCCTGCCATCGAGTCGTCGGCGCGGATGGTGCTCTCACGGGCTATGCCGGTGGCATGGACCGCAAGATTCATCTTCTGCGCCTTGAGGGAGTACTGCCGTCGGCGTCGGTATGA
- a CDS encoding acyltransferase family protein, which translates to MRTSFSLFEPSETTHTATSRAHSQPGPLIDLDTSPAQWSQPAQMRRYMIRRVPGLDGLRGLAVATVMIYHFFGDVLPGGFLGVDLFFVLSGFLITSLLIREHAVYGRISLKQFWTRRVRRILPAALTVLLITSAIVGMLGGDLAVGLGKQFLGTLFFVNNWVQIADSQSYFADSGVQIFAHYWSLSVEEQFYVIWPLIVVGLFALARKGHRRSAPLLGLFAVVAGVASAVAMATLYSPDADPTRVYYGTDTHAFGLLIGVTVAVLLTDSRRVFVDSWPRKHSFAAGSAGTVGLVALVLFFLFLKDTSALAYQGGIVAANIAGALVVWAVVNESGPASVFFRVAPMRWLGDRSFSLYLWHWPVVKIADRLIDTDLWWLPGVVAVVISLPLADLSYRLIETPFRRRGIRGTLSSLKGSWTVVAAVVVLCSVAGTVYGVATAPKKTQLEQQLEAAAARQTKPAEKADIAAQSVSRTMPTGDQITGIGDSVMLASTEGLEDLFPGIYVDGEVSRHYVAVPDIVSAMEANQTLDKFVVLGFGTNGEAFPGQLDDIIDQLGPDRVIVLMSPYGHKEWLDGARDQVYEYARKYPNVYVGDFCNLAAEDTSVLIDDKIHPAPAGQKVYARAVKQALQQWVDDDKVIPPKCVG; encoded by the coding sequence ATGCGCACCTCCTTTAGTCTCTTTGAGCCTTCAGAAACCACGCACACGGCCACGTCGCGCGCGCATTCCCAGCCTGGCCCGTTGATTGATCTGGATACGTCCCCAGCTCAGTGGTCTCAGCCGGCTCAGATGCGTCGCTACATGATCCGCAGGGTTCCCGGCCTGGACGGATTGCGCGGCCTCGCGGTCGCCACAGTGATGATCTATCACTTTTTCGGCGACGTGCTTCCCGGAGGCTTCCTGGGTGTTGACCTGTTCTTCGTCCTCTCCGGATTCCTTATCACCTCCCTGCTGATTCGCGAACACGCCGTGTACGGGCGCATCAGCCTCAAGCAGTTCTGGACCCGGCGCGTGCGCCGCATTCTCCCCGCAGCACTGACGGTGCTGCTGATTACCAGCGCCATCGTCGGCATGCTCGGGGGAGACCTGGCGGTGGGGCTCGGCAAGCAGTTCCTCGGCACGCTGTTCTTCGTGAACAACTGGGTGCAGATCGCCGATTCCCAGAGCTACTTCGCGGATTCCGGGGTGCAGATTTTCGCCCACTACTGGTCGCTGTCCGTGGAGGAGCAGTTCTACGTCATCTGGCCGCTCATCGTGGTGGGGCTGTTTGCCCTGGCACGCAAGGGGCATCGGCGCAGCGCCCCGCTGCTGGGGCTCTTCGCCGTGGTGGCTGGTGTGGCGTCCGCCGTGGCGATGGCCACGCTGTACTCTCCGGATGCCGACCCCACCCGTGTCTACTACGGCACGGACACCCACGCTTTCGGCCTGCTGATTGGTGTGACCGTGGCGGTGCTCCTGACGGATTCGCGCCGGGTGTTCGTGGACTCCTGGCCTCGGAAGCACTCGTTTGCCGCAGGCTCCGCTGGAACTGTGGGGCTCGTGGCGTTGGTCTTGTTCTTCCTGTTCCTCAAGGACACCTCGGCGCTGGCCTATCAAGGAGGAATTGTCGCAGCCAACATCGCAGGAGCCCTGGTTGTCTGGGCGGTTGTGAACGAATCCGGGCCGGCGTCCGTATTTTTCCGCGTGGCCCCGATGCGGTGGTTGGGCGATCGCTCCTTCTCCCTGTACCTGTGGCACTGGCCGGTGGTGAAGATTGCCGACCGCCTGATCGATACGGATCTGTGGTGGCTGCCGGGCGTGGTCGCCGTCGTGATTTCCTTGCCGCTGGCTGACCTGTCCTACCGCCTGATTGAAACTCCATTCCGACGCCGAGGTATCCGCGGCACGTTGTCCTCGTTGAAGGGCAGCTGGACCGTCGTCGCAGCAGTTGTGGTGCTGTGTTCTGTCGCGGGAACCGTGTATGGTGTGGCCACCGCTCCGAAGAAAACCCAGTTGGAGCAGCAGCTGGAGGCCGCGGCGGCGCGTCAGACGAAGCCGGCGGAGAAGGCGGATATCGCAGCCCAGTCGGTCTCTCGTACGATGCCGACGGGTGACCAGATCACGGGCATTGGTGACTCGGTGATGCTGGCCAGCACGGAAGGCCTGGAGGATCTCTTCCCAGGTATTTACGTGGACGGCGAAGTATCCCGTCACTACGTCGCGGTTCCGGATATTGTCAGCGCGATGGAGGCCAATCAGACTCTGGACAAGTTCGTGGTGCTGGGATTCGGCACCAACGGCGAGGCCTTCCCGGGCCAGCTCGATGACATCATCGACCAGTTGGGGCCTGACCGCGTGATTGTGCTGATGAGCCCCTACGGGCACAAGGAATGGCTCGATGGCGCGCGCGACCAGGTCTACGAGTACGCCAGGAAGTACCCCAATGTGTATGTGGGCGACTTCTGCAACCTGGCCGCCGAGGACACGTCCGTGCTTATTGATGACAAGATCCACCCCGCGCCGGCAGGCCAGAAGGTCTACGCGCGGGCGGTGAAGCAAGCGTTGCAGCAATGGGTGGACGATGACAAGGTTATTCCGCCGAAGTGCGTGGGCTAG
- a CDS encoding PepSY-associated TM helix domain-containing protein — MSIFRRIHTLGGIFIAPLMFVAALSGFFYALAPTIERGLYHQEMTADGGQAQSLDKQVDAARAVYPTLDIARVQSSDNPKATTRVLFADPDLPSKSYTHAVFVDPASLAIKGDLVQYGGSAALPFRTWLSQGHRSLWLGEPGRIYAEIAASWLAPFAITGLFLWWTTRKRTKKNATRAQSARMKNVGRHSTIGVWIALGMLFLGASGLSWSLVAGDNIAAVREQLQWQTPSISATAPEHTDHGAGDHTTPDPAAANAHAEHAASAAEMGHADHHAAHAAQDVYQHINAVARQAGLTGVLDIKSPAEPGALWTVNETRQPFSFSTDAVAINPDTMSVANTLKFSDWPIAARLTTWAIQLHMGTLFGIYSQIALAVLALGLMAAIVIGYIMWFQRVRKNAARTLAPSFRWSQTSLGVRIALIAALIGYSIIAPLFAASLVVVILLGACIQYAGKRTSPRTSAE, encoded by the coding sequence GTGTCTATATTCAGAAGGATTCATACGCTGGGTGGCATCTTCATTGCCCCATTAATGTTCGTAGCCGCGCTCAGTGGCTTCTTTTACGCCCTCGCCCCCACCATCGAACGTGGTCTCTACCACCAAGAGATGACAGCCGACGGCGGCCAAGCACAATCATTGGACAAGCAGGTGGACGCCGCACGCGCCGTATACCCCACCCTGGACATCGCCAGGGTCCAGTCCAGTGACAACCCCAAGGCCACCACCAGAGTGCTGTTCGCAGATCCCGATCTGCCCTCCAAGAGCTACACACACGCCGTGTTCGTCGACCCAGCATCGCTGGCCATCAAGGGCGACCTCGTGCAATACGGCGGATCCGCAGCACTGCCCTTCCGCACGTGGCTGTCCCAAGGCCACCGCAGCCTCTGGCTCGGCGAGCCCGGCCGCATCTACGCCGAAATCGCAGCCTCGTGGCTCGCCCCGTTCGCCATCACGGGCCTGTTCCTCTGGTGGACCACCCGCAAGCGAACCAAGAAAAACGCCACACGCGCACAGTCTGCCCGTATGAAGAACGTGGGCCGGCACAGCACCATCGGTGTGTGGATCGCACTCGGCATGCTGTTCCTGGGAGCGTCTGGCCTGTCCTGGTCGCTGGTCGCAGGTGATAACATCGCCGCGGTGCGCGAGCAGTTGCAGTGGCAAACCCCGAGCATCTCCGCCACCGCACCCGAGCACACCGATCACGGTGCCGGCGATCACACCACCCCAGATCCCGCCGCAGCGAACGCGCACGCTGAGCATGCCGCATCAGCTGCAGAGATGGGACACGCGGACCACCACGCCGCCCACGCCGCTCAGGATGTCTATCAGCACATTAATGCCGTGGCCCGGCAGGCCGGCCTCACCGGCGTGCTGGACATTAAGAGCCCGGCAGAGCCCGGCGCGCTGTGGACCGTGAACGAAACGCGCCAACCCTTCTCCTTCTCCACGGACGCCGTGGCCATCAACCCGGACACCATGTCCGTGGCCAACACCCTGAAGTTCTCCGACTGGCCAATCGCCGCACGGCTGACCACGTGGGCCATACAGCTGCACATGGGAACCCTGTTTGGCATCTACAGCCAGATTGCGCTGGCAGTCCTGGCGCTGGGGCTGATGGCCGCCATCGTGATTGGTTACATCATGTGGTTCCAGCGCGTGCGGAAAAACGCTGCCCGCACACTCGCTCCGTCCTTCCGGTGGAGTCAGACGTCCCTGGGCGTGCGCATCGCGCTGATCGCAGCACTGATCGGCTACTCGATCATCGCCCCACTATTCGCCGCCTCACTCGTCGTGGTGATCCTGCTGGGCGCGTGCATCCAGTATGCAGGCAAACGCACTAGCCCACGCACTTCGGCGGAATAA